A single region of the Gadus morhua chromosome 5, gadMor3.0, whole genome shotgun sequence genome encodes:
- the ktn1 gene encoding kinectin isoform X4 — translation MAVDIYDSQYLLILAPSLVIALMFLFFWLFMKETSYDEVLAKQKRDLKLPLFRADVRKKGDKKKSKKKENAGGGGGGVAGGGGESEEDQRDFDLTDAASSSSPELEDEPEQAILPAAAPVFVAAPVEAPAGLRERKKKEKKAAKAAAAAAAAATAAAAAAAATAAAAAAAAPPTPTPTPTEEPAMNGSRPASRKSEAPLSVSKRPGSASPKPDVQAPVVAQVLAQVQTPPLTSGKKKDKKKQKVEAVEDQQQEIKVEQVAAPAPVKKEVHLMSETSLPPATTGGKKKNSAKKQKAESVDEPHVLVESAAPANHQAAPNDNSAPSKGSGKKQKNETDKVENAEMKLKELIGGLSSMALTEAEVVSVMALLCDKSPHALETWHKSAAKADPEAQERERLFITLREEASIAKDKVKQLSQELQVEKQKTGRAESMLREQHAVMQKELGGMQAKTQSGYQELQAMQINMREQLEGQISRLKQENSILRDAVSSAANQMESKNSAELNKLRSEYSGLMKELTETNGKLQQEEHQRKGLEVGYKQNVSQLEAQLQDTKRHWEELQNYHYKVNAEREKLQAAKQELQNQLLSVETEMNSKNNEIQNLHGSLQEAIVSKDRVEQRVRQLLEVTQHSMPDETLQAQVQELLNENKGLQVQIESQQHQNENLQAQMSSQATHISHFEELQKLLAEKELQRKSLEDSLSAERSSGAVRETNMQAIHNESRALMAELLKLKTQISEQNDSRLALDQIQMSVQEREENIKTVEDLLKTGLIEVANKEEELQAVREENQALKRDVEAQKRDVEALRQQASEQITSETTVEELKSQLQQKDGELLSMDERLQASLGCSSATEQTIAVLEREIECLQVETVQLRQRGEQSSADASAQVLDLQAKLCSKDEELHALQGELEARTREVSQQVEQLQQQQSQSVTPSPELLAALSEKDRQVSDLQVELSELRDSVELHRKKNNESQTALDSTQAECRDALHRLLPHVALPSGQNHEEWLNRFEQAAAESSAAQSNCAPASGELEGLQEKLKETEEAQKVMQKDCETYKKVLAETEGILQRLQSSVESEESRWKLKLEVSQGELGEMNVKVAALEQEIERLSDGAELENLRREKQQLEAELDRAERESATYVTEVKELKDLLTELQSKLDGSYTEAVRQNEQLIVLKTQLTRTVSKLQTEESERQKVAGDLYKAQQSLDLIQEELSKETGNADLIENSMSQTEEIDRKVKMTPGLTQTVRELQLLIQNVNQQLTKGQDAEADKDLPEV, via the exons ATGGCGGTGGATATCTACGACTCTCAGTACCTTCTCATCCTGGCCCCATCCCTCGTCATCGCCCTCATGTTCCTCTTCTTCTGGCTCTTCATGAAGGAGACCTCCTATGATGAAGTGCTCGCCAAGCAGAAGCGAGACCTCAAGCTGCCCCTGTTCAGGGCTGACGTCCGCAAGAAGGGGGACAAGAAGAAGAGCAAAAAGAAGGAGaacgccggaggcggaggtggcggtgtcgccggaggaggaggggagtcgGAGGAGGATCAGAGGGACTTTGACCTGACTGACGCCGCCAGCAGCTCCTCTCCTGAGCTGGAGGATGAGCCCGAGCAAGCGATCCTACCCGCCGCTGCTCCCGTGTTTGTGGCCGCGCCAGTGGAGGCCCCAGCTggtttgagagagaggaagaagaaggagaagaaagcaGCCaaagcagccgcagccgccgcagcagcagcaacagcagcagccgccgcagcagcagcaacagcagcagcagccgccgcagcagctCCTCCTACACCCACTCCCACTCCTACTGAGGAACCAGCGATGAACGGCTCCCGGCCCGCTAGCCGTAAGTCAGAGGCGCCTCTGTCGGTGAGCAAGCGGCCCGGCTCGGCCTCTCCCAAGCCTGACGTCCAGGCCCCGGTCGTGGCCCAGGTCCTGGCCCAGGTGCAGACACCTCCTCTGACCTCTGGGAAGAAGAAGGACAAGAAGAAGCAGAAAGTTGAAGCAG TTGAGGACCAGCAGCAGGAGATTAAAGTCGAGCAGGTCGCAGCTCCGGCTCCAGTCAAGAAAGAGGTTCACCTGATGTCAGAGACCAGCTTGCCTCCTGCCACCACCGGCGGCAAGAAGAAGAACTCTGCCAAGAAGCAGAAGGCTGAGTCTG TGGACGAGCCCCACGTGCTGGTCGAGTCCGCCGCTCCAGCAAACCACCAGGCGGCTCCCAACGACAACAGCGCTCCCTCCAAGGGGAGTGGCAAGAAGCAGAAGAACGAAACAGACAAAG TGGAGAACGCAGAGATGAAGCTGAAGGAGCTTATTGGTGGCCTGTCTAGCATGGCTCTGACTGAGGCCGAGGTCGTGAGCGTGATGGCCCTCCTCTGTGACAAGAGCCCCCACGCGCTTGAAACCTGGCACAAG TCTGCTGCAAAGGCTGACCCAGAAgcccaggagagggagagactcttCATCACCCTGAGGGAGGAGGCCTCCATTGCCAAGGACAAAGTGAAGCAGCTCAGCCAG GAGCTGCAGGTGGAGAAGCAGAAGACCGGCCGGGCGGAGTCTATGCTGAGGGAGCAGCACGCGGTCATGCAGAAGGAGCTGGGAGGTATGCAGGCTAAAACCCAGAGCGGCTACCAGGAGCTTCAGGCCATGCAGATTAAC atgaggGAGCAGCTGGAGGGCCAGATCAGTCGTCTCAAGCAGGAGAACAGCATCCTGAGGGACGCCGTCAGCTCCGCTGCCAACCAGATGGAGAGCAA GAACTCTGCCGAGCTGAACAAGCTGCGCTCCGAGTACTCGgggctgatgaaggagctgacgGAGACCAACGGCAagctgcagcaggaggagcacCAGAGGAAGGGGCTGGAGGTCGGCTACAAGCAGAACGTGTCCCAGCTGGAG GCTCAGCTGCAGGACACCAAGAGACACTGGGAAGAGCTCCAGAACTACCACTACAAAGTCAACGCTGAGCGGGAGAAACTCCAAGCAGCCAAACAAG AGCTGCAGAACCAGCTGCTCTCTGTGGAGACTGAGATGAACAGCAAGAACAACGAGATCCAGAACCTCCACGGCAGCCTGCAGGAGGCCATCGTGTCCAAGGACCGCGTGGAGCAGAGGGTGCGCCAGCTGCTGGAGGTCACCCAGCACAGCATGCCTGATGAGACCCTGCAGGCCCAGGTCCAG GAACTCCTGAACGAGAACAAAGGTCTTCAGGTGCAGATTGAGTCCCAACAACACCAGAACGAGAACCTTCAGGCCCAGATGTCTTCCCAG gCAACCCACATCTCCCACTTTGAGGAGCTGCAGAAGCT GCTGGCAGAGAAGGAGCTGCAGAGGAAGAGCCTGGAAGACTCTCTGAGCGCGGAGCGGAGCAGTGGGGCCGTCCGAGAGACCAACATGCAG gCCATTCACAATGAGAGCAGGGCCCTGATGGCAGAGCTTCTGAAACTGAAGACTCAGATTTCTGAACAG AATGACTCTCGGCTAGCACTGGACCAGATCCAGATGAG CGTTCAGGAACGGGAAGAGAACATCAAGACGGTGGAGGACCTGCTGAAGACCGGCCTCATCGAGGTGGCcaacaaggaggaggagctccag GCCGTGAGGGAGGAGAACCAGGCCCTGAAGAGGGACGTGGAGGCCCAGAAGAGGGACGTGGAGGCCCTGAGGCAGCAGGCCTCAGAGCAG ATTACATCGGAGACAACGGTTGAGGAACTGAAATCCCA GCTTCAGCAGAAGGACGGGGAGCTCCTCTCCATGGACGAACGTCTACAGGCGTCGCTGGGCTGCAGCTCAGCCACCGAGCAGACCATTGCG GTGCTGGAGCGGGAGATCGAATGCCTGCAGGTGGAGACGGTGCAGCTGAGGCAGAGGGGGGAGCAGAGCAGTGCAGACGCCAGTGCCCAGGTGCTAGACCTCCAGGCCAA GCTGTGCTCGAAGGACGAGGAGCTCCACGCTCTGCAGGGTGAGCTGGAGGCCCGGACCAGGGAGGTGAGCCAGCAAgtggagcagctgcagcagcag CAGTCCCAAAGTGTGACACCAAGCCCAGAACTCCTTGCAGC GTTGTCTGAGAAGGACAGGCAGGTGTCTGACCTGCAGGTCGAGCTGTCTGAGCTCAGAGACTCTGTGGAGCTTCACAGGAAGAAAAACAAC GAGAGCCAGACAGCGCTGGACTCCACCCAGGCTGAGTGTCGCGACGCGCTGCACAGACTGCTGCCCCACGTGGCCCTGCCCAGCGGACAG AACCACGAGGAGTGGCTGAACAGGTTCGAGCAGGCCGCTGCTGAGAGCTCCGCTGCCCAGTCCAATTGTGCCCCTGCATCAGGGGAGCTAGAG GGGCTGCAGGAGAAGCTGAAGGAGACAGAAGAAGCCCAGAAGGTTATGCAGAAGGACTGCGAGACGTACAAGAAGGTGTTGGCCGAGACG GAGGGCATCCTGCAGAGGCTGCAGAGCAGCGTGGAGAGCGAAGAGTCTCGCTGGAAGTTGAAACTGGAAGTGTCTCAGGGAGAGCTCGGAGAG ATGAATGTGAAAGTCGCGGCGTTAGAGCAGGAGATCGAGAGACTAAGTGACGGCGCCGAGTTGGAAAAT TTGAGACGAGAGAAGCAGCAGTTGGAGGCCGAGCTGGACagggcagagcgagagagcgctACCTATGTCACGGAGGTCAAAGAG CTCAAAGATCTCTTGACTGAGCTGCAGAGCAAACTGGACGGCTCATACACTGAGGCCGTCCGGCAGAACGAGCAGCTGATCGTG CTGAAGACCCAGCTGACTCGGACAGTGTCCAAACTGCAGACGGAGGAGAGCGAACGACAGAAAGTGGCTGGTGACCTTTACAAG gccCAGCAGTCTCTGGACCTGATCCAGGAAGAGCTTTCCAAGGAGACGGGCAACGCAGACCTCATAGAGAACAGTATGTCTCAGACG GAGGAGATTGACAGGAAGGTGAAGATGACTCCAGGGCTGACCCAAACCGTGAGGGAGCTGCAGCTGCTCATACAAAACGTCAACCAGCAACTAACCAAGGGACAGGATGCG GAGGCTGACAAAGACTTGCCTGAAGTATAG
- the ktn1 gene encoding kinectin isoform X1 — MAVDIYDSQYLLILAPSLVIALMFLFFWLFMKETSYDEVLAKQKRDLKLPLFRADVRKKGDKKKSKKKENAGGGGGGVAGGGGESEEDQRDFDLTDAASSSSPELEDEPEQAILPAAAPVFVAAPVEAPAGLRERKKKEKKAAKAAAAAAAAATAAAAAAAATAAAAAAAAPPTPTPTPTEEPAMNGSRPASRKSEAPLSVSKRPGSASPKPDVQAPVVAQVLAQVQTPPLTSGKKKDKKKQKVEAVEDQQQEIKVEQVAAPAPVKKEVHLMSETSLPPATTGGKKKNSAKKQKAESVDEPHVLVESAAPANHQAAPNDNSAPSKGSGKKQKNETDKVENAEMKLKELIGGLSSMALTEAEVVSVMALLCDKSPHALETWHKSAAKADPEAQERERLFITLREEASIAKDKVKQLSQELQVEKQKTGRAESMLREQHAVMQKELGGMQAKTQSGYQELQAMQINMREQLEGQISRLKQENSILRDAVSSAANQMESKNSAELNKLRSEYSGLMKELTETNGKLQQEEHQRKGLEVGYKQNVSQLEAQLQDTKRHWEELQNYHYKVNAEREKLQAAKQELQNQLLSVETEMNSKNNEIQNLHGSLQEAIVSKDRVEQRVRQLLEVTQHSMPDETLQAQVQELLNENKGLQVQIESQQHQNENLQAQMSSQATHISHFEELQKLLAEKELQRKSLEDSLSAERSSGAVRETNMQAIHNESRALMAELLKLKTQISEQNDSRLALDQIQMSVQEREENIKTVEDLLKTGLIEVANKEEELQAVREENQALKRDVEAQKRDVEALRQQASEQITSETTVEELKSQLQQKDGELLSMDERLQASLGCSSATEQTIAVLEREIECLQVETVQLRQRGEQSSADASAQVLDLQAKLCSKDEELHALQGELEARTREVSQQVEQLQQQQSQSVTPSPELLAALSEKDRQVSDLQVELSELRDSVELHRKKNNELREKNWSVMEALSATEALLQGKLSKAVKESQTALDSTQAECRDALHRLLPHVALPSGQNHEEWLNRFEQAAAESSAAQSNCAPASGELEGLQEKLKETEEAQKVMQKDCETYKKVLAETEGILQRLQSSVESEESRWKLKLEVSQGELGEMNVKVAALEQEIERLSDGAELENLRREKQQLEAELDRAERESATYVTEVKELKDLLTELQSKLDGSYTEAVRQNEQLIVLKTQLTRTVSKLQTEESERQKVAGDLYKAQQSLDLIQEELSKETGNADLIENSMSQTEEIDRKVKMTPGLTQTVRELQLLIQNVNQQLTKGQDAEADKDLPEV, encoded by the exons ATGGCGGTGGATATCTACGACTCTCAGTACCTTCTCATCCTGGCCCCATCCCTCGTCATCGCCCTCATGTTCCTCTTCTTCTGGCTCTTCATGAAGGAGACCTCCTATGATGAAGTGCTCGCCAAGCAGAAGCGAGACCTCAAGCTGCCCCTGTTCAGGGCTGACGTCCGCAAGAAGGGGGACAAGAAGAAGAGCAAAAAGAAGGAGaacgccggaggcggaggtggcggtgtcgccggaggaggaggggagtcgGAGGAGGATCAGAGGGACTTTGACCTGACTGACGCCGCCAGCAGCTCCTCTCCTGAGCTGGAGGATGAGCCCGAGCAAGCGATCCTACCCGCCGCTGCTCCCGTGTTTGTGGCCGCGCCAGTGGAGGCCCCAGCTggtttgagagagaggaagaagaaggagaagaaagcaGCCaaagcagccgcagccgccgcagcagcagcaacagcagcagccgccgcagcagcagcaacagcagcagcagccgccgcagcagctCCTCCTACACCCACTCCCACTCCTACTGAGGAACCAGCGATGAACGGCTCCCGGCCCGCTAGCCGTAAGTCAGAGGCGCCTCTGTCGGTGAGCAAGCGGCCCGGCTCGGCCTCTCCCAAGCCTGACGTCCAGGCCCCGGTCGTGGCCCAGGTCCTGGCCCAGGTGCAGACACCTCCTCTGACCTCTGGGAAGAAGAAGGACAAGAAGAAGCAGAAAGTTGAAGCAG TTGAGGACCAGCAGCAGGAGATTAAAGTCGAGCAGGTCGCAGCTCCGGCTCCAGTCAAGAAAGAGGTTCACCTGATGTCAGAGACCAGCTTGCCTCCTGCCACCACCGGCGGCAAGAAGAAGAACTCTGCCAAGAAGCAGAAGGCTGAGTCTG TGGACGAGCCCCACGTGCTGGTCGAGTCCGCCGCTCCAGCAAACCACCAGGCGGCTCCCAACGACAACAGCGCTCCCTCCAAGGGGAGTGGCAAGAAGCAGAAGAACGAAACAGACAAAG TGGAGAACGCAGAGATGAAGCTGAAGGAGCTTATTGGTGGCCTGTCTAGCATGGCTCTGACTGAGGCCGAGGTCGTGAGCGTGATGGCCCTCCTCTGTGACAAGAGCCCCCACGCGCTTGAAACCTGGCACAAG TCTGCTGCAAAGGCTGACCCAGAAgcccaggagagggagagactcttCATCACCCTGAGGGAGGAGGCCTCCATTGCCAAGGACAAAGTGAAGCAGCTCAGCCAG GAGCTGCAGGTGGAGAAGCAGAAGACCGGCCGGGCGGAGTCTATGCTGAGGGAGCAGCACGCGGTCATGCAGAAGGAGCTGGGAGGTATGCAGGCTAAAACCCAGAGCGGCTACCAGGAGCTTCAGGCCATGCAGATTAAC atgaggGAGCAGCTGGAGGGCCAGATCAGTCGTCTCAAGCAGGAGAACAGCATCCTGAGGGACGCCGTCAGCTCCGCTGCCAACCAGATGGAGAGCAA GAACTCTGCCGAGCTGAACAAGCTGCGCTCCGAGTACTCGgggctgatgaaggagctgacgGAGACCAACGGCAagctgcagcaggaggagcacCAGAGGAAGGGGCTGGAGGTCGGCTACAAGCAGAACGTGTCCCAGCTGGAG GCTCAGCTGCAGGACACCAAGAGACACTGGGAAGAGCTCCAGAACTACCACTACAAAGTCAACGCTGAGCGGGAGAAACTCCAAGCAGCCAAACAAG AGCTGCAGAACCAGCTGCTCTCTGTGGAGACTGAGATGAACAGCAAGAACAACGAGATCCAGAACCTCCACGGCAGCCTGCAGGAGGCCATCGTGTCCAAGGACCGCGTGGAGCAGAGGGTGCGCCAGCTGCTGGAGGTCACCCAGCACAGCATGCCTGATGAGACCCTGCAGGCCCAGGTCCAG GAACTCCTGAACGAGAACAAAGGTCTTCAGGTGCAGATTGAGTCCCAACAACACCAGAACGAGAACCTTCAGGCCCAGATGTCTTCCCAG gCAACCCACATCTCCCACTTTGAGGAGCTGCAGAAGCT GCTGGCAGAGAAGGAGCTGCAGAGGAAGAGCCTGGAAGACTCTCTGAGCGCGGAGCGGAGCAGTGGGGCCGTCCGAGAGACCAACATGCAG gCCATTCACAATGAGAGCAGGGCCCTGATGGCAGAGCTTCTGAAACTGAAGACTCAGATTTCTGAACAG AATGACTCTCGGCTAGCACTGGACCAGATCCAGATGAG CGTTCAGGAACGGGAAGAGAACATCAAGACGGTGGAGGACCTGCTGAAGACCGGCCTCATCGAGGTGGCcaacaaggaggaggagctccag GCCGTGAGGGAGGAGAACCAGGCCCTGAAGAGGGACGTGGAGGCCCAGAAGAGGGACGTGGAGGCCCTGAGGCAGCAGGCCTCAGAGCAG ATTACATCGGAGACAACGGTTGAGGAACTGAAATCCCA GCTTCAGCAGAAGGACGGGGAGCTCCTCTCCATGGACGAACGTCTACAGGCGTCGCTGGGCTGCAGCTCAGCCACCGAGCAGACCATTGCG GTGCTGGAGCGGGAGATCGAATGCCTGCAGGTGGAGACGGTGCAGCTGAGGCAGAGGGGGGAGCAGAGCAGTGCAGACGCCAGTGCCCAGGTGCTAGACCTCCAGGCCAA GCTGTGCTCGAAGGACGAGGAGCTCCACGCTCTGCAGGGTGAGCTGGAGGCCCGGACCAGGGAGGTGAGCCAGCAAgtggagcagctgcagcagcag CAGTCCCAAAGTGTGACACCAAGCCCAGAACTCCTTGCAGC GTTGTCTGAGAAGGACAGGCAGGTGTCTGACCTGCAGGTCGAGCTGTCTGAGCTCAGAGACTCTGTGGAGCTTCACAGGAAGAAAAACAAC GAGCTACGGGAGAAAAACTGGAGTGTAATGGAGGCTCTGTCAGCCACCGAGGCCCTGCTTCAGGGGAAGCTCAGCAAGGCAGTCAAG GAGAGCCAGACAGCGCTGGACTCCACCCAGGCTGAGTGTCGCGACGCGCTGCACAGACTGCTGCCCCACGTGGCCCTGCCCAGCGGACAG AACCACGAGGAGTGGCTGAACAGGTTCGAGCAGGCCGCTGCTGAGAGCTCCGCTGCCCAGTCCAATTGTGCCCCTGCATCAGGGGAGCTAGAG GGGCTGCAGGAGAAGCTGAAGGAGACAGAAGAAGCCCAGAAGGTTATGCAGAAGGACTGCGAGACGTACAAGAAGGTGTTGGCCGAGACG GAGGGCATCCTGCAGAGGCTGCAGAGCAGCGTGGAGAGCGAAGAGTCTCGCTGGAAGTTGAAACTGGAAGTGTCTCAGGGAGAGCTCGGAGAG ATGAATGTGAAAGTCGCGGCGTTAGAGCAGGAGATCGAGAGACTAAGTGACGGCGCCGAGTTGGAAAAT TTGAGACGAGAGAAGCAGCAGTTGGAGGCCGAGCTGGACagggcagagcgagagagcgctACCTATGTCACGGAGGTCAAAGAG CTCAAAGATCTCTTGACTGAGCTGCAGAGCAAACTGGACGGCTCATACACTGAGGCCGTCCGGCAGAACGAGCAGCTGATCGTG CTGAAGACCCAGCTGACTCGGACAGTGTCCAAACTGCAGACGGAGGAGAGCGAACGACAGAAAGTGGCTGGTGACCTTTACAAG gccCAGCAGTCTCTGGACCTGATCCAGGAAGAGCTTTCCAAGGAGACGGGCAACGCAGACCTCATAGAGAACAGTATGTCTCAGACG GAGGAGATTGACAGGAAGGTGAAGATGACTCCAGGGCTGACCCAAACCGTGAGGGAGCTGCAGCTGCTCATACAAAACGTCAACCAGCAACTAACCAAGGGACAGGATGCG GAGGCTGACAAAGACTTGCCTGAAGTATAG